One window of Chlamydia sp. 04-14 genomic DNA carries:
- a CDS encoding 1-acyl-sn-glycerol-3-phosphate acyltransferase, translated as MHFSTYLLQAFGNQSLPEPLYQKFQIYHQNYLDAATKKCSLEKAEELCLQWLKIVIEDLKDPFIFPPYHKKIRSPIDLFNFGKQFFSVLVDDENSKIHNLHQLDHIQEFIDRKDNVILLANHQTECDPQLMYYALGKTHPKLVENMIFVAGDRVTSDPLARPFSMGCDLLCIYSKRHINNPPEQKEEKLHHNQKSMKTLRTLLNEGGKFIYVAPAGGRDRKTRENLLYPSEFQPESIEMFRLLTKASGRPAHFYPFALKTYDILPPPPTVEDAIGEYRAIFFAPLFFSFGEEILLEHLCCEEELSQCDKHTQRALRSKKAFSILTQLYEEL; from the coding sequence ATGCATTTTTCTACATATTTACTACAGGCCTTTGGCAATCAATCCCTGCCCGAGCCTTTGTATCAGAAGTTTCAAATATATCATCAAAACTATCTTGATGCAGCGACAAAGAAATGTTCTTTGGAAAAAGCAGAGGAACTATGTCTACAATGGCTGAAGATTGTCATTGAAGATTTGAAGGATCCTTTTATCTTCCCTCCTTACCATAAGAAAATTCGCTCTCCGATAGATTTATTTAATTTTGGTAAGCAATTTTTCTCAGTCCTTGTAGATGATGAGAATTCCAAAATTCACAATCTTCATCAACTAGATCATATTCAAGAATTTATAGATCGCAAAGATAACGTTATTCTACTCGCAAATCACCAAACAGAATGCGATCCCCAGTTGATGTATTATGCTTTAGGAAAAACCCATCCCAAGTTAGTAGAAAATATGATTTTCGTAGCAGGAGATCGTGTAACTTCCGATCCCCTAGCACGTCCATTCAGTATGGGCTGTGATTTATTATGCATTTATTCAAAACGTCATATTAATAATCCCCCAGAACAAAAGGAAGAGAAGCTACATCATAATCAAAAGAGTATGAAAACATTAAGAACTCTACTTAATGAAGGAGGTAAGTTTATTTACGTAGCTCCTGCAGGAGGTAGAGATAGAAAAACACGTGAAAATCTTCTTTATCCCTCGGAATTTCAACCAGAAAGTATAGAGATGTTTCGTTTATTAACGAAGGCATCGGGAAGACCTGCTCATTTCTATCCATTCGCATTAAAAACTTATGATATTCTCCCGCCCCCACCAACAGTGGAAGATGCTATTGGAGAATATCGAGCTATTTTCTTCGCTCCCCTTTTCTTCAGTTTTGGAGAAGAGATTTTATTAGAACATCTATGCTGCGAAGAGGAACTTTCTCAATGCGATAAACATACTCAACGGGCATTAAGATCAAAAAAAGCATTTTCCATTTTAACACAATTATACGAGGAATTATAA
- the rbp7 gene encoding reticulate body protein Rbp-7, with product MSHTITLLTTDNDTDEIKKALQRITAASSCVLRSSPEQENADQPYEVCQAESALSVEASKIASVAEGTLLSCCCK from the coding sequence ATGTCACATACAATTACACTACTGACTACTGATAACGATACTGACGAGATAAAAAAAGCTCTTCAAAGAATTACTGCTGCTTCTTCGTGTGTACTTAGGTCTTCACCTGAGCAGGAAAACGCTGATCAGCCGTATGAAGTTTGCCAAGCTGAAAGTGCTCTTTCTGTAGAGGCAAGTAAGATAGCTTCCGTTGCTGAAGGCACCTTATTATCTTGTTGCTGTAAATAA
- the plsX gene encoding phosphate acyltransferase PlsX has protein sequence MNVQIGIDLMGGDHSPLIIWEVLIDVLNSRASNSHISFTAFASDEVKQQILNNYTHKEYPEIIASECFITMDDSPLSAIRKKSSSMALGLDYLKEGKIDAFISTGNTAALITLSRAKIPVFPTVRRPALLVRVPTMRGCAVILDVGANVSVNPEEMLGFARMGLAYRQCLGKTECPTVGLLNIGSEERKGTEAHRQTFRILRETFQDAFLGNIESGDVFSGSVDVVVSDGFTGNIFLKTAEGVFDFLRHILGDKLESDVKRQLDYTIYPGSMVCGLSKLVIKCHGKACGKSLFNGISGSIDLARARVCEQILSSLS, from the coding sequence ATGAACGTGCAAATTGGCATAGATCTGATGGGAGGAGACCACTCTCCTCTCATTATCTGGGAAGTGCTAATCGATGTACTCAATTCTCGAGCTTCGAACTCGCACATTTCTTTTACTGCTTTTGCTTCTGATGAGGTGAAGCAGCAGATACTCAATAATTATACGCATAAGGAATATCCTGAGATAATTGCTTCAGAATGCTTTATCACTATGGATGATTCACCTCTATCCGCTATTCGTAAAAAATCTTCATCTATGGCTCTCGGTTTAGATTATCTTAAAGAAGGTAAGATAGACGCATTTATCTCTACGGGAAATACTGCGGCATTGATTACCTTATCTCGAGCTAAAATTCCTGTATTCCCTACCGTTCGTCGCCCAGCTTTACTTGTTCGCGTCCCCACCATGCGCGGTTGTGCGGTCATATTGGATGTTGGTGCTAATGTTTCTGTAAATCCCGAAGAGATGTTGGGTTTTGCTCGTATGGGTTTGGCCTATAGACAATGTCTTGGAAAGACAGAATGTCCTACTGTAGGTTTATTGAACATTGGTTCTGAAGAGCGTAAGGGGACGGAAGCGCATCGACAAACATTTCGTATTCTTAGAGAAACCTTTCAGGATGCTTTTTTAGGTAATATTGAAAGTGGAGATGTCTTTAGTGGTAGTGTCGATGTTGTTGTTTCTGATGGATTCACAGGAAACATCTTCTTAAAAACTGCAGAAGGTGTTTTCGATTTTCTACGTCATATTTTAGGAGATAAATTAGAGTCTGATGTCAAACGACAGTTAGATTATACGATTTATCCCGGCTCAATGGTGTGTGGGCTTTCCAAACTTGTGATAAAGTGTCACGGGAAAGCTTGTGGGAAATCTTTATTTAATGGAATTTCTGGATCTATAGATTTAGCTCGCGCACGCGTTTGTGAACAGATTTTATCTAGCCTATCTTAG
- a CDS encoding insulinase family protein — MKWKALSVTLLLSLLVTSCKQHTRIIPDQCPLKVLTPSIADQKTAKVICANGLQLLIISNPGISISGAALAVKTGNSSDPKEFPGLAHLTEHCVFLGNEKYPNSDGFSHFLSNNNGTYNAYTSSYTTSYLFSIKNSAFSEAIDQFVHLFIQPLFDQEDIDREKNAVHQEFAMHPNKDLRRVHRIQQLIAPKGHPVQRFGCGNASTLAQVRSQDMHAWFDQHYHPENMIGVIHTTEPIEKAVKIFPKIFSKIPSKKNNLHRKAFSPSGEDLSSGKLYINSAVEPTASIKIYWHLYNTSQAPLGCYAALAYVLNHEATDSLVSLLKEEKLITEFDSGFYKTSESTGNFTIYYQLTEKGEREYSKVLLHTFKYLHQIQKQGIPEYCLKDISTINALEYCYSSKTDLFRTLQGQIADLIDEDLTTYPYQSLVYPQYSFEEEQGILTILSDPYQARYVLSTKNPENWQDATKHYDNIFKMDYYEKSLPDLESYKQASVQECMALPQPNIYIPKNIEVSEVSKIDNKEFPFKPQLAYEDTGLTFYYCEDHFYTMPKLTINLRMRSPNISRKDIRSLIATDLCSLAINENLLKQYYLAAQAGLFFSTSLRGDGLNLEITGYNATAPILLKSILASLKPSINQERFDIHKQQLMETYQRKISECPIRAGMDRLWSYTLNDVYSYHDKLTALQTMNFEEVENFSKIMFEQLHVEAMVLGPPSKRQEQELVTIVKDFVSSYPTYEADSFYYQRQDKDISNIEIDYPLSGNAMLLVLQDKHSSSVEHIVATEMMFKWLHHIAFAHLRTEQQLGYVIGACYHEPLLCPSGLFYIRSNAYTPQELVIKTKTFIEEVAISPEKFGMSEQYFSDLKDAYIKNITDPSYSLESMGSALFSLAFEKASVQFSLPNEKITAAKAMDYVTFKTYCQEFLNQKLGSEIPVYIQGKDR, encoded by the coding sequence ATGAAGTGGAAGGCACTGTCTGTTACTTTACTACTATCTCTACTAGTAACATCATGCAAACAACACACACGGATAATCCCTGATCAGTGCCCACTAAAAGTTCTTACCCCATCTATAGCAGATCAAAAAACTGCCAAGGTTATCTGTGCAAATGGGCTTCAATTGCTAATAATTTCTAATCCAGGAATCTCAATTTCAGGAGCAGCTTTAGCAGTAAAAACAGGGAATTCCTCGGATCCTAAAGAATTCCCTGGATTAGCACATTTAACAGAACACTGCGTCTTTTTAGGAAATGAGAAATATCCAAATAGCGATGGATTTTCTCATTTTTTAAGTAATAATAATGGCACCTACAACGCCTACACAAGCTCCTATACAACTAGTTATTTATTCTCTATAAAGAACTCAGCATTTTCTGAAGCCATCGATCAATTTGTCCATTTATTTATTCAACCTCTTTTCGATCAGGAAGATATTGACAGGGAGAAAAATGCTGTACACCAAGAATTTGCTATGCATCCAAATAAGGATCTTCGTCGTGTACATCGCATTCAACAACTTATTGCTCCTAAAGGACACCCTGTCCAAAGATTCGGATGCGGGAATGCCTCTACTTTAGCACAAGTAAGATCTCAGGATATGCACGCTTGGTTCGATCAGCATTATCATCCTGAAAATATGATTGGTGTTATTCATACAACAGAACCGATAGAAAAAGCTGTAAAAATTTTCCCAAAAATCTTTTCCAAGATTCCTTCAAAGAAAAATAATCTTCATAGAAAAGCGTTCTCTCCTTCAGGGGAGGATCTCTCATCGGGGAAACTTTATATTAATTCTGCTGTAGAACCTACAGCAAGCATAAAGATTTATTGGCATCTCTATAACACATCTCAAGCCCCTCTCGGTTGTTACGCAGCGCTTGCTTATGTGTTGAATCACGAAGCAACAGATAGTCTCGTCTCTTTATTAAAAGAAGAAAAACTTATTACAGAGTTTGATTCTGGATTTTATAAAACTTCAGAAAGCACAGGAAATTTTACTATCTATTATCAACTCACAGAAAAGGGTGAGAGGGAATACTCAAAAGTATTACTCCACACTTTTAAATACCTACATCAAATCCAAAAACAAGGAATTCCTGAATATTGTTTGAAAGATATTTCTACAATTAATGCCCTAGAATATTGCTACAGTTCAAAAACAGATCTCTTTAGAACCCTTCAGGGACAAATTGCAGACCTCATAGATGAGGATTTAACTACCTATCCGTATCAATCACTTGTTTATCCACAATACTCTTTCGAAGAAGAACAAGGTATCCTAACGATTCTTTCAGATCCCTATCAAGCCCGTTATGTGTTGTCAACAAAAAATCCTGAGAATTGGCAGGATGCGACAAAGCATTATGATAACATTTTTAAAATGGATTATTATGAAAAATCCCTACCAGATTTAGAATCTTACAAGCAGGCTTCTGTACAAGAATGCATGGCTCTACCTCAACCAAATATCTATATTCCGAAAAATATTGAAGTTTCAGAAGTATCCAAAATAGACAATAAGGAATTCCCGTTCAAACCTCAGCTAGCTTATGAAGATACTGGTCTTACCTTCTACTATTGTGAAGATCATTTCTATACCATGCCCAAGCTTACTATAAACTTGCGCATGCGCTCTCCTAATATCTCTAGGAAAGACATCCGTTCATTAATAGCTACAGATCTATGCTCCCTAGCAATTAATGAAAATCTCCTTAAGCAATACTATCTAGCAGCTCAAGCCGGTCTTTTCTTCTCGACTTCCTTACGTGGAGATGGGTTGAATTTAGAAATCACTGGATATAATGCAACAGCACCCATCCTATTGAAATCTATTTTAGCTTCGCTAAAACCCTCTATAAATCAAGAGAGATTCGATATACATAAGCAACAGCTTATGGAAACCTATCAAAGAAAAATCTCAGAATGCCCTATACGAGCAGGTATGGATAGGCTTTGGTCTTATACCCTAAACGATGTCTATTCCTATCATGATAAATTGACTGCACTTCAAACTATGAATTTTGAAGAAGTAGAAAATTTTTCAAAAATTATGTTTGAACAGCTGCATGTTGAGGCTATGGTTCTCGGACCACCCTCAAAGAGGCAAGAACAAGAATTAGTAACCATTGTTAAAGACTTCGTTTCTTCTTACCCTACGTATGAAGCGGATTCTTTCTATTATCAAAGACAAGATAAAGACATCTCAAATATAGAAATAGATTACCCTTTATCTGGGAACGCTATGCTCTTAGTTCTTCAGGATAAACATTCCTCTTCTGTGGAGCATATTGTTGCTACAGAAATGATGTTTAAATGGTTACACCACATAGCCTTTGCTCATTTGCGAACAGAACAACAATTAGGCTATGTTATAGGAGCGTGTTATCATGAACCTTTATTATGTCCTTCAGGTTTATTTTACATCCGTTCTAATGCCTACACACCTCAAGAGCTTGTAATAAAAACAAAAACATTCATTGAAGAAGTCGCTATATCTCCAGAGAAATTTGGAATGTCTGAACAATATTTTTCTGATTTAAAAGACGCCTATATAAAAAACATCACAGACCCGTCATATTCCTTAGAGTCTATGGGATCAGCTTTATTTTCCTTAGCCTTTGAAAAAGCTTCTGTACAATTCTCACTTCCCAATGAAAAGATTACGGCTGCTAAAGCTATGGATTACGTGACTTTCAAAACTTATTGCCAAGAATTTCTAAATCAAAAATTAGGATCAGAAATTCCTGTATATATTCAAGGGAAAGACCGTTAG
- a CDS encoding Rne/Rng family ribonuclease → MENDILLNIESKEIRYAHLKNGQLFDLIIERKKIRQLKGNIYRGRVTNILRNIQSAFINIDERENGFIHISDVLENSKKFEQMFDMDFDVLAKENSEKPEAPIEELLKLDSPVLVQVVKEPIGTKGARLTSNISIPGRYLVLLPNSPHRGVSRKIEDPHMRDQLKQLIRSFEMPQDMGLICRTASVLASTDALINEAHDLLATWKSILEKFHSTDQPCLLYEETDILKKAVITCIDKNYKRLLIDDYSTYQKCKRMLKKYSPDSAVKIEYYRDSIPMFERFNIEKEIDKATKRKIWLSSGGYLFFDKTEAMHTIDVNSGRSTQLESGVEETLVQINLEAAEEIARQLRLRNVGGLVIIDFIDMKSRKNQRRVLERLKEHMKYDAARCTILSMSEFGLVEMTRQRNRESLMQTLFTTCPYCSGNAIIKTPESVVIEIERDLKKVINHKEHTHLCLVVHPEIAGYMKQEKDDDELIRLAKHLKAKLQINTSDSLHLNHYQFFSLVTGESIEL, encoded by the coding sequence ATGGAAAACGACATCTTATTAAATATAGAGTCTAAAGAAATTCGCTACGCTCATCTAAAAAACGGTCAGCTTTTTGATCTCATCATTGAAAGAAAAAAAATTCGTCAACTCAAAGGCAACATCTATCGAGGTCGCGTAACTAATATCTTAAGAAACATTCAATCTGCTTTCATTAATATTGATGAAAGAGAAAATGGCTTCATTCACATTTCAGACGTATTAGAGAATTCTAAAAAGTTTGAACAAATGTTCGACATGGATTTCGATGTTCTCGCCAAAGAAAACAGTGAAAAACCTGAAGCCCCAATCGAAGAGTTATTAAAATTAGATAGTCCCGTATTAGTTCAGGTGGTTAAAGAACCTATAGGGACCAAGGGCGCACGTTTAACCTCAAATATTTCTATTCCTGGACGTTATTTAGTTCTACTGCCCAATTCTCCCCATCGTGGCGTATCTAGAAAAATTGAAGATCCCCACATGAGAGATCAGCTAAAGCAACTTATTCGTTCTTTTGAAATGCCCCAAGATATGGGCTTGATTTGCCGAACAGCCAGCGTACTTGCTTCTACTGATGCATTAATAAATGAAGCTCATGACCTACTTGCAACTTGGAAAAGCATCTTAGAAAAATTCCACTCCACAGATCAACCTTGCCTGCTTTATGAAGAGACTGACATCTTAAAAAAAGCTGTAATCACCTGCATAGATAAGAATTACAAACGCCTACTAATTGATGACTATTCCACCTATCAAAAATGTAAGCGTATGCTCAAGAAATATTCCCCCGACTCTGCCGTAAAGATTGAATACTATCGCGATTCAATTCCTATGTTTGAGAGATTCAATATCGAAAAAGAAATTGATAAAGCAACAAAGCGAAAGATTTGGCTATCCAGTGGTGGTTACCTATTTTTCGATAAAACAGAAGCTATGCATACTATTGATGTGAACTCCGGAAGAAGCACACAATTAGAAAGCGGTGTTGAAGAGACATTGGTTCAAATCAACCTAGAAGCTGCTGAAGAGATTGCTAGACAACTCCGCCTACGCAATGTTGGTGGTTTGGTCATTATCGATTTTATAGATATGAAATCACGTAAAAATCAACGTCGTGTTTTAGAGCGTCTAAAAGAACATATGAAATATGATGCTGCACGCTGCACTATTTTAAGTATGAGCGAATTTGGTCTCGTAGAAATGACCCGTCAAAGAAATCGCGAATCTTTAATGCAGACGCTATTTACAACGTGTCCTTACTGTAGCGGCAATGCAATTATCAAAACTCCGGAAAGTGTCGTCATTGAAATTGAAAGAGATCTCAAAAAAGTGATCAATCATAAAGAACATACTCACCTGTGTTTAGTTGTTCATCCGGAAATTGCTGGTTATATGAAACAGGAAAAAGACGACGATGAACTCATTCGCCTGGCTAAACACTTGAAAGCTAAATTACAAATTAATACTTCAGACTCGCTTCACCTCAATCATTACCAATTCTTCTCATTAGTTACAGGAGAGAGTATTGAGTTATAG
- the rplI gene encoding 50S ribosomal protein L9, whose product MKQQLLLLEDVDGLGRSGDIVTARPGYVRNYLMPKRKAVIAGAGTLRLQAKLKEERLLRAAEDRAESEKLADALRDVILEFRVRVDPDNNMYGSVTISDIIDEAAKKNIILTRKNFPHSHYAIKNLGKKSVPLKLKEDVTATLFIEVSSESSYITVLNQQPAEEEPAAEESN is encoded by the coding sequence ATGAAACAACAACTACTTTTACTAGAGGATGTTGATGGTTTAGGCCGTAGTGGCGATATCGTAACCGCACGTCCTGGATATGTCCGTAACTATCTTATGCCTAAAAGGAAAGCCGTAATAGCTGGAGCCGGAACTTTGCGATTGCAAGCGAAGCTAAAAGAGGAACGGTTACTACGTGCTGCAGAAGATAGAGCAGAATCTGAGAAATTAGCAGACGCTCTCAGAGATGTTATTCTTGAGTTTCGAGTTCGCGTAGACCCAGATAATAACATGTATGGTTCTGTCACAATTAGTGATATTATTGATGAAGCAGCTAAGAAAAATATTATTCTTACGCGTAAGAATTTCCCACATTCTCATTATGCAATTAAGAATCTCGGGAAAAAAAGTGTGCCTCTGAAACTCAAGGAAGATGTTACTGCAACTTTGTTTATTGAAGTGTCTTCTGAAAGTTCATATATCACCGTTCTTAATCAACAGCCAGCCGAAGAAGAGCCAGCTGCTGAAGAATCAAACTAG
- the ispE gene encoding 4-(cytidine 5'-diphospho)-2-C-methyl-D-erythritol kinase: MDFFSPAKLNLFLKLHGKTSHGFHEMTTQYQTIDFGDNLYLESSNEDTLICNLPELSTPENLIWKSLQIFRDYTQIHDPVSWRLYKRIPIGAGVGGGSSNAATALYALNKHFQTQLSNDVLQELGKKIGMDVPLFFSSGSAIGIGCGEEILPYEGYNCEERYVLYFSDKGVLTKDAFSYVHPDDFSHREESIDLYTRENDLEKSVFRFRKDLEEKKQMLKRMWSPFHAHVGMSGAGATLFVSYPREMETDPSIAKAIHTIIQDSRGLLVNSLHKHSDEWFLNPNNLFTATR; encoded by the coding sequence ATGGATTTTTTTTCTCCAGCAAAGCTCAATCTTTTTTTAAAACTTCATGGTAAAACTTCTCATGGTTTCCATGAGATGACTACCCAATATCAGACTATTGATTTCGGAGATAATCTATATTTAGAGAGTAGCAACGAAGATACTCTTATTTGTAACCTACCGGAATTAAGTACTCCAGAGAACCTCATATGGAAAAGTCTTCAGATTTTTAGAGATTATACTCAGATACATGATCCCGTAAGCTGGAGATTGTATAAGCGTATTCCTATAGGAGCTGGTGTAGGTGGTGGTAGTAGCAATGCTGCAACGGCACTCTACGCTTTAAATAAGCATTTCCAAACACAATTATCCAATGATGTTCTTCAAGAATTAGGAAAAAAGATAGGTATGGATGTACCTCTATTTTTTTCATCAGGCTCTGCCATAGGCATAGGCTGTGGTGAGGAGATTCTTCCTTATGAAGGTTACAATTGTGAAGAGAGATATGTGTTATATTTTTCTGATAAAGGAGTACTTACTAAAGATGCTTTCTCTTATGTGCATCCCGATGATTTTTCCCATAGGGAAGAAAGTATAGATTTGTACACGAGAGAAAATGATTTAGAGAAGTCCGTATTTCGTTTTCGTAAGGATCTCGAAGAGAAAAAACAAATGCTAAAAAGGATGTGGAGTCCTTTTCATGCTCATGTCGGTATGTCTGGAGCTGGGGCAACTTTATTTGTAAGCTATCCCAGAGAAATGGAAACAGATCCTTCTATAGCCAAAGCTATTCATACTATTATCCAAGATAGTCGCGGTTTACTTGTAAATAGCCTGCACAAACACAGTGATGAATGGTTTCTGAATCCCAATAATTTATTTACAGCAACAAGATAA
- the rpsR gene encoding 30S ribosomal protein S18, whose translation MNKPVHNNEHRRKRFNKKCPFVSAGWKTIDYKDTETLKKFITERGKILPRRITGVSSRFQGTLTLAIKRARHIGLLPFVAED comes from the coding sequence ATGAATAAGCCTGTTCATAATAATGAACACAGAAGGAAGCGTTTTAATAAGAAATGTCCTTTTGTTTCCGCAGGTTGGAAAACAATCGATTATAAAGATACGGAAACTTTAAAAAAATTCATTACGGAAAGAGGTAAGATCTTACCTAGAAGAATTACAGGTGTCTCTTCCCGCTTCCAAGGTACACTTACCCTAGCTATTAAGAGAGCACGTCATATAGGGTTACTACCTTTCGTAGCAGAAGATTAA
- a CDS encoding putative Na+/H+ antiporter: protein MILPQYSSSLKTGAALLFFFSILHTFLTPWLFSQCQLYQHKKMVFPERWKKYLWLSEFYRLISRVELVFVLWAAPLFLWFLYSEGYRVTMSYFNSRNYVFSLFIVIMLILLESRPIVYFSERIFSNIAKIGRRSPRCWWWTLMIASPLSAVLLKETGAMIIAATLLVRNFYKFSPSPRFAYATMGLLFSNISMGGLTSALSSRALFIILPSVKWGNSFILKYFCWKSVISILLSTTIYYLIFRKEFNNFPKVVTNPSMMNERVPKWIIFVHIVLVGSVILARSVPLLMAAILIFYLGFQKFTIFYQHAINISKVCFVGLFYAGLVIFGELQEWWVLELMHRMSDFGYMITSYTLSIFLDNALVNYLVHNLPVATDCFLYLVIAGCMSAGGLTIISNMPNIVGYLILRPSFPSSSLSLGWLFLFALGPSIISLMTFWFLRDIPEFIYCFFR, encoded by the coding sequence ATGATTTTACCTCAGTATTCTTCATCATTGAAGACAGGGGCGGCTCTACTTTTTTTCTTCTCTATATTACATACGTTTCTTACGCCTTGGCTGTTCAGTCAGTGTCAATTATATCAGCATAAGAAAATGGTATTTCCTGAAAGGTGGAAAAAATATCTTTGGCTAAGTGAATTCTATCGATTGATAAGTAGGGTAGAGCTAGTTTTCGTTCTTTGGGCAGCTCCCCTGTTTTTATGGTTTCTCTATTCTGAGGGTTATAGAGTGACTATGAGTTATTTCAATAGCAGGAATTATGTATTCTCCCTCTTTATTGTTATTATGCTCATTCTTCTTGAATCGCGACCTATTGTTTATTTCTCAGAACGTATTTTTTCAAATATTGCGAAAATAGGTCGACGGTCTCCGCGATGTTGGTGGTGGACTCTGATGATAGCCTCACCACTATCTGCAGTGCTTCTTAAAGAAACAGGAGCTATGATTATTGCCGCGACGTTGCTCGTTAGGAACTTTTATAAGTTCTCTCCATCTCCGCGTTTTGCTTACGCAACAATGGGATTGCTATTTTCTAATATTTCTATGGGAGGATTGACATCTGCACTATCTTCTAGAGCTCTATTTATTATTTTGCCCTCAGTGAAATGGGGAAATAGCTTTATTTTAAAATATTTCTGTTGGAAATCTGTGATTTCCATCTTATTATCGACGACTATTTACTATCTTATTTTTAGAAAGGAATTTAATAATTTCCCTAAGGTAGTAACAAATCCTTCTATGATGAATGAACGCGTCCCGAAATGGATTATTTTTGTTCATATTGTTCTTGTTGGTTCTGTAATCCTAGCGAGGTCTGTACCATTATTAATGGCTGCTATTTTAATATTTTATTTAGGATTTCAGAAATTTACCATTTTCTATCAGCATGCAATCAATATTTCGAAAGTTTGCTTTGTAGGACTATTTTATGCGGGTCTTGTGATTTTCGGAGAACTTCAAGAATGGTGGGTTTTAGAGCTGATGCATAGAATGTCAGATTTTGGTTATATGATTACTTCATATACCTTATCTATATTCTTAGATAATGCTTTGGTGAATTATCTCGTGCATAACCTTCCTGTCGCTACGGATTGTTTCCTTTATCTCGTCATAGCTGGGTGTATGTCTGCAGGAGGGCTTACAATTATTTCGAATATGCCAAATATTGTGGGCTATCTCATCTTAAGGCCTTCATTCCCATCTTCATCATTATCTTTAGGATGGTTATTTTTATTTGCTTTAGGACCATCAATAATATCTCTGATGACATTTTGGTTTCTCAGAGATATTCCTGAATTCATTTACTGTTTCTTCAGATAG
- the rpmF gene encoding 50S ribosomal protein L32 has product MAVPRNRHSNARKNIRRSHDAKKARHAAVCNNCKQAFIPHTICTSCGFYNGKAVMTVEKK; this is encoded by the coding sequence ATGGCAGTACCACGCAATCGGCATAGCAATGCGCGAAAAAATATCCGAAGAAGTCATGATGCGAAAAAAGCTCGTCATGCGGCTGTCTGCAACAACTGCAAGCAAGCTTTTATTCCTCATACGATTTGTACTTCTTGTGGTTTTTATAACGGGAAAGCCGTTATGACTGTAGAAAAGAAATAA